Proteins encoded within one genomic window of Argiope bruennichi chromosome 7, qqArgBrue1.1, whole genome shotgun sequence:
- the LOC129975055 gene encoding cytochrome c oxidase assembly factor 6 homolog, producing MLIMSFPDKDKRKKCWASRDAFWECLDKNNDDPSSCLEEKKCFENDCPNLWVQHFNRKRDYLKFKEKLQSEDPVEALKKS from the exons ATGTTAATT ATGTCTTTCCCTGATAAagacaagagaaaaaaatgttgggCTTCTCGTGACGCATTTTGGGAATGCctagataaaaataatgatgatccAAGTAGCTGTTTAGAAGagaaaaagtgttttgaaaatgaCTGTCCCAATCTATgg gtaCAACATTTTAATCGTAAAAgggattatttgaaattcaaagaaaagctACAGTCTGAAGATCCAGTGGAAgccttaaaaaaatcttga
- the LOC129976102 gene encoding coiled-coil domain-containing protein 32-like, translated as MSAKMDDSNQISSSFSHLPDSDDYIRKLETRLSKVKGLNKSLTSKDMITVLQKAKDDYMSHLISSATGQLSFDDCDGDKEVSVSYVEKKLFPEKNGVTYEELQHLLESDVLAKVSAEYNSETSTDTSVDR; from the exons ATGTCAGCTAAAATGGATGATtcgaaccaaatttcatctagcTTTAGTCATTTGCCTGATTCTGATGATTATATTCGTAAACTAG AAACAAGATTGTCCAAAGTGAAAGGATTAAACAAAAGTCTAACTTCAAAAGATATGATAACAGTCTTACAAAAGGCTAAGGATGATTATATGAGTCATTTAATATCCTCAGCTACTGGACAACTATCCTTTGATGACTGTGATGGAGATAAAGAAGTTTCTGTATCTTAcgttgaa aaaaaaCTATTTCCTGAGAAAAATGGTGTAACGTACGAGGAATTGCAGCATCTCTTAGAATCTGATGTCCTAGCAAAAGTATCCGCAGAGTATAATAGTGAAACATCAACTGATACTAGTGTTGACCGATAa